The following are encoded together in the Buteo buteo chromosome 24, bButBut1.hap1.1, whole genome shotgun sequence genome:
- the LOC142044205 gene encoding glutamate dehydrogenase, mitochondrial-like, with product MLGAAGRRLGRGATMVVPGWCRAMAGLARGSPDAPGLLAMVEAFYGQAAAMVEAEAAAGARWGELPWVRGLLETIRRCSHVLELSFPLRRDSGTWEVVRGWRAQHSQHRLPCKGGVRFSSSVGVDEVKALAALMTYKCAVVDVPFGGAMTGVRIDPRKYSEHELEKITRHFTVEMAKKGFIGPGIDVLAPDVSTGEREMSWIADTYTHTLGYRDINAQACVTGKPISQGGIHGRHSATGRGVLHGIENYITNTDYMDCIGLSPGFPGKTFVLQGFGKVGLHTMKYLHDYGARCICVGETDGAIYNPGGIDPKELEDYQQGHGTIVGFPKAEPYDGSVLEVPCDILIPAAIEKQLTRENAPWVQAKIIAEAANGPTTPAAHEIFLQRNILVIPDVYVNAGGVTVSFFEWLKNLNHVSYGRLSFKYEWESSYHLLQSVQHSLEQWFGKARGEIPIIPSPEFQARVTGASEKDIVYSGLAYTMEQSAKQIMTMAARYNLGLDQRTAAYLCALEKVFTVYNEAGFTY from the exons atgttgggggcggcggggaggcggtTGGGCCGGGGGGCCACCATGGTGGTGCCAGGGTGGTGCCGGGCCATGGCCGGCCTGGCCAGGGGCAGCCCCGACGCCCCCGGGCTGCTGGCCATGGTGGAGGCCTTCTACGGGCAAGCGGCTGCCATGGTGGAGgcagaggcggcggcgggggcccggTGGGGAGAGCTGCCCTGGGTGCGCGGGCTCCTGGAGACCATCCGGCGCTGCAGCCATGTCCTGGAGCTGTCCTTCCCCCTACGCAGGGACAGCGGCACCTGGGAGGTGGTGCGGGGCTGGCGggcccagcacagccagcaccGCCTGCCCTGCAAAGGGG ggGTTCGTTTCAGCAGCTCAGTTGGTGTCGATGAAGTAAAAGCCCTGGCTGCATTAATGACATACAAGTGCGCCGTAGTGG ATGTTCCTTTTGGTGGTGCCATGACGGGTGTGAGGATCGATCCAAGGAAATACTCG GAACATGAGCTGGAGAAAATAACAAGGCATTTTACTGTAGAAATGGCCAAGAAGGGATTTATAG GGCCTGGGATTGATGTGCTGGCCCCCGATGTCAGTACCGGGGAACGGGAGATGTCCTGGATAGCTGACACCTACACCCACACACTGGGGTACCGG GACATCAATGCCCAGGCGTGTGTGACAGGAAAGCCCATCAGTCAGGGAGGCATCCATGGGCGACACTCCGCCACCGGGAGAGGTGTCCTGCATGGCATTGAGAACTACATCACCAACACAGACTACATGGACTGCATCGGCCTGAGCCCTGGCTTCCCCGGCAAGACCTTTGTGCTGCAG GGCTTTGGCAAAGTGGGGCTGCACACCATGAAGTACCTGCATGATTATGGAGCCCGCTGCATCTGTGTTGGGGAGACGGATGGAGCCATTTACAATCCTGGAGGGATTGACCCCAAGGAGCTAGAAGACTATCAGCAG GGCCACGGCACCATAGTTGGCTTCCCAAAAGCAGAGCCCTATGATGGCAGCGTCCTGGAGGTGCCCTGCGACATCCTCATCCCTGCGGCTATTGAGAAGCAGCTCACAAGGGAGAATGCACCCTGGGTGCAAGCAAAG ATCATTGCAGAAGCTGCCAATGGCCCCACTACACCAGCAGCACACGAGATATTCCTGCAAAGAAACATCCTGGTCATCCCG GACGTGTATGTGAATGCAGGTGGTGTGACTGTGTCCTTCTTTGAGTGGCTGAAGAACCTGAACCACGTTAGCTACGGCCGCCTCAGCTTCAAGTACGAGTGGGAGTCCAGCTACCACCTCCTGCAGTCAGTTCAGCACAGCCTGGAGCAGTGGTTTGGCAAGGCCAGAGGGGAGATCCCCATCATCCCGTCCCCAGAGTTCCAGGCACGTGTGACT GGTGCCTCAGAGAAGGACATCGTGTATTCGGGACTGGCCTACACCATGGAGCAGTCAGCCAAG CAAATTATGACCATGGCTGCAAGGTACAACCTGGGCCTGGACCAGAGAACCGCTGCCTACCTGTGCGCTCTGGAGAAGGTGTTCACCGTGTACAACGAGGCCGGCTTCACCTACTGA
- the SNCB gene encoding beta-synuclein — protein MEVFMKGLSKAKEGVVAAAEKTKQGVAEAAEKTKEGVLYVGSKTQGVVQGVTSVAEKAKEQASQLGEAAFSGAGNIAAATGLVKKEEFPADLKPEEVAQEAVEEPLVEPLLEPEGENYEEPPQEEYQEYEPEA, from the exons ATGGAGGTGTTCATGAAGGGCTTGTCCAAGGCCAAGGAGGGGGTGGTCGCCGCCGCCGAGAAGACCAAGCAGGGGGTGGCCGAGGCCGCCGAGAAGACCAAGGAGGGGGTCCTCTATGTCG GGAGTAAAACCCAAGGCGTGGTGCAAGGCGTCACCTCAG TGGCTGAGAAAGCAAAGGAGCAGGCGTCCCAGCTGGGCGAAGCGGCGTTCTCAGGCGCTGGCAACATCGCGGCGGCCACCGGGCTGGTGAAGAAGGAAGAGTTCCCTGCGGACCTGaag CCAGAGGAGGTGGCCCAGGAGGCTGTTGAGGAGCCACTGGTCGAACCGCTGCTGGAGCCAGAGGGGGAGAACTACGAGGAGCCCCCGCAG GAGGAATACCAGGAATACGAGCCAGAGGCATAA
- the EIF4E1B gene encoding eukaryotic translation initiation factor 4E type 1B isoform X1 gives MATGEQRRQEERQRRRRRVQQQEMLLAESLGKHPLQNRWALWFFKNDKSKMWQANLRLVTKFSTVEDFWALYSHIQLASKLTSGCDYSLFKDGIEPMWEDSQNKRGGRWLITLAKQQRHTELDRFWLETVSAAPLGLVCRVLAVVFPPATAPSPSGHCPELSFSWQLLCLIGEMFDEYSDEVCGAVINIRAKGDKIAIWTREAENREGVTHIGRVYKEHLGLSQKVAIGYQAHADTATKSSSLTKTKFVV, from the exons ATGGCTACTGGGGAACAG cgCAGGCAAGAGGAGCGGCAGCGCCGGCGGCGAAGGGTTCAGCAGCAAGAGATGCTCCTGGCAGAGAGCCTGGGCAAGCACCCCCTGCAGAACAG gtgGGCACTGTGGTTCTTCAAGAATGACAAGAGCAAGATGTGGCAGGCAAACCTGCGCCTTGTCACCAAGTTCAGCACTGTGGAGGACTTCTGGGC GCTGTACAGCCACATCCAGCTCGCCAGCAAGCTCACATCTGGCTGCGACTATTCCCTCTTCAAG GATGGCATCGAGCCCATGTGGGAGGACAGCCAGAACAAGCGTGGTGGGCGCTGGCTCATCACCCTGGCCAAACAGCAGCGGCACACCGAGCTGGACCGTTTCTGGCTGGAGACGGTGAGTGCGGCCCCACTCGGGCTGGTCTGCAGGGTCCTGGCAGTGGTGTTCCCCCCTGCCACAGCACCGAGCCCCAGCGGGCACTGTCCTGAGCTCTCCTTCTCCTGGCAGCTGCTATGCCTCATTGGGGAGATGTTTGACGAGTACAGTGATGAGGTGTGCGGGGCCGTCATCAATATCCGCGCCAAGGGGGACAAGATCGCCATCTGGACCCGGGAAGCGGAGAACCGGGAAGGAGTCACCCACATCGG gcGCGTCTACAAGGAGCACCTGGGCTTGTCGCAGAAGGTGGCCATTGGGTACCAGGCCCATGCAGACACGGCCACCAAGAGCAGCTCCCTCACCAAGACCAAGTTTGTAGTGTGA
- the EIF4E1B gene encoding eukaryotic translation initiation factor 4E type 1B isoform X2 produces MATGEQRRQEERQRRRRRVQQQEMLLAESLGKHPLQNRWALWFFKNDKSKMWQANLRLVTKFSTVEDFWALYSHIQLASKLTSGCDYSLFKDGIEPMWEDSQNKRGGRWLITLAKQQRHTELDRFWLETLLCLIGEMFDEYSDEVCGAVINIRAKGDKIAIWTREAENREGVTHIGRVYKEHLGLSQKVAIGYQAHADTATKSSSLTKTKFVV; encoded by the exons ATGGCTACTGGGGAACAG cgCAGGCAAGAGGAGCGGCAGCGCCGGCGGCGAAGGGTTCAGCAGCAAGAGATGCTCCTGGCAGAGAGCCTGGGCAAGCACCCCCTGCAGAACAG gtgGGCACTGTGGTTCTTCAAGAATGACAAGAGCAAGATGTGGCAGGCAAACCTGCGCCTTGTCACCAAGTTCAGCACTGTGGAGGACTTCTGGGC GCTGTACAGCCACATCCAGCTCGCCAGCAAGCTCACATCTGGCTGCGACTATTCCCTCTTCAAG GATGGCATCGAGCCCATGTGGGAGGACAGCCAGAACAAGCGTGGTGGGCGCTGGCTCATCACCCTGGCCAAACAGCAGCGGCACACCGAGCTGGACCGTTTCTGGCTGGAGACG CTGCTATGCCTCATTGGGGAGATGTTTGACGAGTACAGTGATGAGGTGTGCGGGGCCGTCATCAATATCCGCGCCAAGGGGGACAAGATCGCCATCTGGACCCGGGAAGCGGAGAACCGGGAAGGAGTCACCCACATCGG gcGCGTCTACAAGGAGCACCTGGGCTTGTCGCAGAAGGTGGCCATTGGGTACCAGGCCCATGCAGACACGGCCACCAAGAGCAGCTCCCTCACCAAGACCAAGTTTGTAGTGTGA